A single region of the Raphanus sativus cultivar WK10039 chromosome 1, ASM80110v3, whole genome shotgun sequence genome encodes:
- the LOC108823117 gene encoding LOW QUALITY PROTEIN: CRIB domain-containing protein RIC8 (The sequence of the model RefSeq protein was modified relative to this genomic sequence to represent the inferred CDS: substituted 1 base at 1 genomic stop codon), producing the protein MYPCNILFKWLVYXSLRKLQNPENEKEPEMQIGTPTDVKHVAHIGWDGGSANQNSPSWMNDFNASGGYSSSSPLGNIKEDGSFISEDSTRSRDIPRHPKSSRDRSNNLESPAKERSRRATSNSNGNPKTSRRSKESSSNSQDGSVRSRRKKSKDSVNGGSTRSSRRARDSQTESTNGSISDGESLISLSFEDL; encoded by the exons ATGTATCCTTGTAATATACTTTTTAAATGGTTAGTATATTAATCTTTACGAAAATTGCAAAATCCAGAAAACGAGAAAGAGCCAGAGATGCAAATTGGAACACCAACAGATGTTAAACATGTTGCTCACATTGGTTGGGATGGAGGATCTGCCAATCAAAACTCACCCAGCTGG ATGAATGATTTCAATGCGTCGGGTGGATATTCATCATCGTCGCCTCTAGGAAATATTAAGGAGGATGGCTCTTTCATTTCTGAAG ATTCAACTCGATCACGTGATATACCAAGACATCCAAAATCGTCGAGAGACCGTTCGAACAATTTGGAATCACCAGCAAAAGAACGATCACGACGTGCAACTTCAAATTCTAATGGGAATCCAAAAACTTCACGAAGATCAAAAGAATCTTCCAGTAATTCTCAAGATGGTTCTGTAAGATCTCGTCGTAAAAAGTCTAAAGATTCCGTGAACGGTGGATCTACAAGATCGTCGCGGAGAGCACGTGATTCTCAGACAGAATCTACAAATGGTTCAATTTCTGATGGAGAATCATTGATATCACTCTCCTTCGAAGATCTTTAA
- the LOC130508317 gene encoding long-chain-alcohol oxidase FAO1-like: protein MNAEIRERREMVGGTSRGKKKGHPLLRWSMKQESFSHGFSQSDLQALSAICEAIMPPVPLQTLDLDMKLKVLRNDALLSFFKSSGSHVRPDEVAEVMATKAMPLTVTVVRIVLRLLTFRLGTLLLCGFVCLDKKNWSPLLLKFSDISLEKREKVLQKWNTQWYNPLARIAFMMIKAIFLFYYFTWTNENTENPAWDAIGYKVDIGEENENTEHKERPLEKGIIETAKEDDVTAIKQRLINKGLKVKEDKETNALKIECDAVVIGSGCGGGVAAANLAKSGLKVIVLEKGNYFVPQDYSTLEGPSMFEMFEANGLLMTHDGRFRFMAGSTLGGGSVVNWAASLKTPDAIIDEWSKDRGIAIFAREEYTTAMESVCGRIGVTERVIREGFQNQILRRGCERLGLDVTVVPRNSSEEHYCGSCSFGCKTGDKRGTDITWLVDAVDSNNAVILTQCRAEKLVLVNNGRRKKCVGVTASSTTTSNKTVKKIEISAKVTVVACGSLMTPGLLSTSGLKNRNIGRGLHIHPILMAWGYFPEKNSEFNGAAHEGEIMTSLHYVFEMDSTTPNITLETPALGPGTFAALVPWVSGSDVKKRLAKYARTSHIFVTVRDEGVGEVKEGIVKYKLTKADEENLTTGLRRALRILVAAGAEEVGTYRSDGQRLKCDGIKEEDLEEFLETVDAPAGVVSMSECWTHSFTAHQMGCCRMGKTEEEGAVDGYGESWEAEDLYVCDASVLPTALGVNPMITTQSTAYCISKRIAELMKKRKQD, encoded by the exons atgaATGCAGAAATCAGAGAGCGGAGAGAGATGGTCGGAGGAACAAGCAGAGGCAAGAAGAAAGGGCACCCGTTGCTGAGATGGAGTATGAAACAAGAAAGCTTTAGCCATGGCTTCTCACAATCTGACCTCCAAGCTCTCTCTGCCATCTGCGAGGCTATCATGCCTCCTGTTCCGTTACAGACCTTAGACCTTGACATGAAACTGAAAGTTTTACGCAACGATGCCCTCTTATCTTTCTTCAAGTCTTCTGGGTCTCATGTCAGACCTGATGAG GTAGCAGAGGTAATGGCCACAAAGGCAATGCCATTGACAGTTACAGTGGTGAGAATAGTATTGAGACTACTCACATTCAGACTGGGAACTTTGCTGCTATGTGGGTTTGTCTGTCTTGATAAGAAGAATTGGTCTCCTCTTCTTCTAAAATTCTCTGACATCTCGCttgagaagagagaaaaagtCCTCCAGAAATGGAACACACAGTGGTATAACCCTCTTGCAAGAATTGCTTTTATGATGATCAAAGCCATCTTCCTGTTCTACTACTTCACCTGG ACAAATGAAAATACAGAGAACCCTGCATGGGATGCAATTGGTTATAAGGTGGATATAGGTGAAGAAAACGAGAACACAGAACACAAGGAAAGGCCTCTAGAGAAAGGGATCATCGAGACAGCAAAAGAAGACGATGTAACAGCCATCAAACAACGCCTGATCAACAAAGGTCTTAAAGTCAAAGAGGACAAAGAAACCAACGCTCTCAAGATCGAGTGCGACGCAGTGGTAATAGGTTCCGGCTGCGGAGGAGGAGTCGCAGCCGCGAACCTAGCAAAGTCAGGACTCAAAGTAATCGTCCTCGAGAAAGGTAACTACTTCGTACCGCAAGACTACTCAACTCTCGAGGGCCCCTCCATGTTCGAGATGTTCGAAGCCAACGGCTTGCTGATGACACACGACGGGAGGTTCCGGTTCATGGCGGGGTCAACTCTCGGCGGCGGCTCGGTGGTAAACTGGGCAGCGTCGTTGAAAACACCCGACGCCATCATCGACGAATGGTCCAAGGACAGAGGCATCGCGATATTCGCTAGGGAGGAGTACACAACGGCTATGGAGAGTGTTTGCGGGAGGATAGGAGTCACCGAGAGAGTCATCAGAGAAGGGTTTCAGAACCAGATTCTTCGCAGAGGATGCGAGAGGCTCGGGCTGGACGTGACGGTAGTGCCGAGGAACTCTTCCGAGGAGCATTACTGCGGTAGCTGCTCGTTCGGCTGCAAAACTGGTGACAAGAGAGGCACGGATATAACCTGGCTGGTCGATGCGGTTGACAGCAACAACGCAGTGATACTAACGCAGTGCAGAGCTGAGAAGCTGGTCTTGGTTAATAacggaagaagaaaaaaatgtgtGGGAGTCACAGCTTCTTCAACAACAACGTCAAACAAAACGGTAAAGAAGATTGAAATCAGTGCTAAAGTGACAGTGGTGGCATGCGGCTCGCTTATGACACCGGGGCTGTTATCTACAAGCGGGTTGAAGAATCGGAACATCGGTCGGGGTCTTCACATCCACCCTATCCTTATGGCGTGGGGGTACTTCCCGGAGAAAAACTCGGAGTTCAACGGAGCAGCACACGAGGGAGAGATCATGACTTCGTTACACTACGTGTTCGAGATGGACTCCACGACGCCTAACATCACGCTGGAGACTCCAGCGTTGGGACCAGGGACGTTCGCAGCTCTCGTCCCGTGGGTGTCTGGATCAGATGTAAAAAAGAGACTAGCAAAATACGCGAGAACGTCTCATATATTCGTTACGGTGAGAGACGAAGGCGTGGGGGAAGTGAAGGAAGGGATAGTGAAATATAAATTAACCAAAGCTGACGAAGAGAATCTAACGACGGGGTTAAGGCGAGCGCTGAGGATATTGGTTGCTGCGGGGGCGGAGGAGGTGGGGACGTATAGGAGCGACGGGCAGAGATTGAAGTGCGATGGAATCAAGGAGGAGGATCTGGAGGAGTTTTTGGAGACGGTTGATGCGCCGGCGGGAGTCGTGTCGATGAGTGAGTGTTGGACTCATTCGTTTACGGCGCATCAGATGGGGTGCTGTCGTATGGGTAAGACGGAGGAGGAAGGAGCTGTTGATGGGTATGGAGAGAGCTGGGAGGCGGAGGATTTGTATGTGTGTGATGCGAGTGTTCTGCCTACGGCTCTTGGTGTTAATCCTATGATCACCACTCAGAGTACTGCTTACTGCATATCTAAAAGAATAGCTGagttgatgaagaagaggaagcaagATTGa
- the LOC108823118 gene encoding uncharacterized protein LOC108823118: MNTKTMRLPPRRILMTEKRKEKDGVISSVVKSPESAVTKFSPPPNLAPPTVNSISKKALTVAEPVASNQLILAGYLSQEFLTNGTLFGEQWNPARAQTGPPEPKKVKPNHAVEPVEESEPKRKRYMEVANLLRADGTHMPGIVNPAQLARFLKL, translated from the coding sequence ATGAACACCAAAACGATGCGTTTACCCCCACGTCGCATTCTAATGACGGAAAAACGCAAAGAAAAAGACGGCGTCATCTCCTCCGTCGTGAAGTCGCCGGAATCTGCCGTGACGAAGTTTTCTCCGCCGCCGAATCTTGCTCCTCCAACGGTTAATTCCATTTCCAAGAAAGCTCTAACCGTAGCCGAGCCGGTCGCCTCGAACCAGCTAATTTTAGCCGGTTACTTGAGTCAGGAGTTTCTCACCAACGGCACACTGTTCGGGGAGCAATGGAATCCAGCTCGAGCCCAAACCGGTCCACCCGAGCCAAAGAAGGTAAAGCCGAACCATGCAGTTGAGCCGGTTGAGGAAAGTGAGCCGAAACGGAAGAGGTATATGGAAGTCGCTAATCTTCTCAGGGCAGATGGGACCCACATGCCCGGCATCGTCAATCCTGCCCAGCTGGCCCGATTCCTCAAACTGTGA
- the LOC108818961 gene encoding phospholipid--sterol O-acyltransferase-like, protein MRADLKSVTASCTVLAVILLVCGSGAVAVEDETEFHGDYSKLSGIIIPGFASTQLRAWSILDCPYSPLDFNPLDLVWLDSTKLLSAVNCWFKCMVLDPYNETDHPECKSRPDSGLSAITELDPGYITGPLSTVWKEWLKWCVEFGIEANAIVAVPYDWRLSPTKLEERDLYFHKLKLTFETALKLRGGPSIVFAHSMGNNVFRYFLEWLRLEIAPKHYLEWLDQHIHAYFAVGAPLLGSVEAIKSTLSGVTFGLPVSEGTARLLSNSFASSLWMMPFSKNCKGDNTFWTHFSGGAAKKSKHVYHCTDEEYRSKYSGWPTNIINIEIPSPNGLDAYPSVTEAVKANMTNMECGLPTLLSFTARELADGTLFKAIKEYDPDSARMLHQLKKLYHDDPVMNPLTPWERPPIKNVFCIYGAHLKTEVGYYFAPSGKPYPDNWIITDIIYETEGSLVSRSGTVVDGNAGPITGDETVPYHSLSWCKNWLGPKVNITMAPQPEHDGSDVQIELNVEHEHGSDIIANMTKAPRVKYITFFEDSESIPGKRTAVWELDKANHRNIVRSPVLMRELWLQMWHDIQPGEKSKFVTKAKRGPLRDADCYWDYGKACCAWQEYCEYRYSFGDVHLGQSCRLRNTSSNVLLQYI, encoded by the exons ATGAGAGCGGATTTGAAATCAGTAACTGCTTCCTGTACCGTCCTCGCCGTTATCTTACTGGTTTGCGGTAGCGGCGCTGTGGCGGTGGAGGATGAGACCGAGTTCCACGGCGACTACTCGAAGCTTTCAGGTATAATCATCCCCGGATTCGCGTCGACGCAGCTGAGAGCGTGGTCGATCCTCGACTGTCCGTACTCACCGTTGGACTTCAATCCTCTCGACCTCGTCTGGCTAGACTCCACTAAG CTTCTCTCTGCTGTCAACTGCTGGTTTAAGTGTATGGTGTTAGATCCTTATAACGAAACGGATCATCCCGAGTGTAAGTCACGCCCTGATAGTGGTCTTTCAGctatcactgaattggatccaGGTTACATTACAG GTCCTCTTTCTACTGTATGGAAAGAGTGGCTTAAGTGGTGTGTTGAGTTTGGCATAGAGGCTAATGCAATTGTCGCTGTCCCTTACGATTGGAGATTGTCGCCAACCAAATTGGAAGAGCGTGACCTTTATTTTCACAAGCTCAA gTTGACATTTGAAACTGCTTTAAAACTACGTGGTGGTCCTTCTATCGTGTTTGCCCATTCTATGGGTAATAATGTCTTCAGATACTTTCTGGAATGGCTGAGGCTAGAAATTGCACCAAAACATTACTTGGAGTGGCTTGATCAGCATATCCATGCCTATTTCGCTGTTG GAGCTCCTCTTCTTGGTTCAGTTGAGGCAATCAAATCTACTCTCTCCGGTGTAACGTTTGGCCTTCCTGTTTCTGAG GGAACTGCTCGATTGTTGTCCAATTCTTTTGCTTCTTCGTTGTGGATGATGCCATTTTCAAAGAATTGCAAGGGTGATAACACGTTCTGGACGCATTTTTCTGGTGGTGCTGCAAAGAAAAGTAAGCATGTGTACCACTGTACTGACGAGGAATATCGATCGAAATATTCTGGCTGGCCGACGAATATCATCAACATTGAAATTCCTTCCCCTAACG GCCTTGATGCGTATCCATCAGTTACAGAAGCAGTTAAAGCCAACATGACCAACATGGAATGTGGTCTCCCCACTCTTTTGTCTTTCACAGCTCGTGAATTAGCAGATGGGACTCTTTTCAAAGCAATTAAAGAATATGATCCAGATAGCGCGAGGATGTTACACCAGTTAAAGAA GTTGTATCATGATGACCCTGTTATGAACCCACTGACTCCTTGGGAGAGACCAcctataaaaaatgtattttgcATATATGGTGCTCATTTAAAGACAGAG GTTGGCTATTACTTTGCCCCAAGTGGCAAACCTTATCCTGATAATTGGATCATTACGGATATTATTTACGAAACTGAAGGTTCCCTCGTGTCAAG GTCTGGAACTGTGGTTGATGGGAACGCTGGGCCTATAACTGGGGATGAGACG GTACCCTATCATTCACTCTCTTGGTGCAAGAATTGGCTCGGACCTAAAGTCAACATAACAATGGCTCCCCAG ccaGAACACGATGGAAGTGATGTACAAATCGAACTGAATGTTGAACATGAGCATGGGTCAGACATCATAGCGAACATGACAAAAGCACCAAGGGTGAAGTACATAACCTTCTTCGAAGATTCTGAGAGTATTCCAGGAAAGAGAACGGCAGTGTGGGAGCTTGATAAAG CGAATCACAGGAACATCGTTAGATCGCCAGTTCTTATGAGAGAGCTATGGCTTCAGATGTGGCATGACATTCAGCCTGGCGAAAAGTCCAAATTTGTCACCAAAG CCAAGCGGGGGCCACTTAGAGATGCGGATTGCTACTGGGATTACGGGAAAGCATGTTGTGCTTGGCAAGAATACTGCgaatacag ATACAGTTTTGGGGATGTTCACCTAGGACAAAGTTGTAGATTGAGGAACACATCTTCTAATGTACTGCTCCAGTACATATAA
- the LOC108820925 gene encoding mitochondrial import receptor subunit TOM9-1-like encodes MATNKRTGAGKSGGRDSSILAKIANHEIANKGRRAACDAVYVSKKLLRSTGKAAWIVGTSFLILVVPLLIQAERDQMLGEIELQQASILGPPPPGALQ; translated from the coding sequence ATGGCGACTAATAAGAGAACTGGAGCCGGCAAATCCGGCGGTAGAGACTCGAGCATCTTAGCGAAGATCGCGAATCATGAAATCGCCAATAAGGGGAGACGTGCAGCGTGCGACGCAGTCTACGTGTCGAAGAAGTTGTTACGAAGTACGGGGAAAGCTGCGTGGATCGTGGGGACGAGTTTTCTCATCCTCGTCGTGCCTTTACTCATCCAAGCGGAGCGAGATCAGATGTTAGGCGAGATTGAGCTTCAGCAAGCCAGCATCCTCGGACCTCCACCTCCAGGAGCTCTACAATAA